The Variovorax paradoxus genome window below encodes:
- a CDS encoding MFS transporter produces MNDRPAAHRIWLFLLVGALPFSDFLQIGIFAFNAAPVMGDLGASPEEYSVVATLYAVTAIGIIFNHRWLVERMGWRWFIRLSCAFFVAGSLTCAASQSLGGFTIGRLLTALGCASFMTAARVLVNLLPPSPLRFTGIRFLASGIAWGVTCGPLAASMALASSDWRMAYLAQLIPAFVIAVLGELALPCERLATRTPFDLRGLLALAGGSALLLFAEQRSTFDFFSMRSPLYGYVALGLMTLVLTVWLVLSSKQPALRLHDMSQRRYLIGLAVFGLCYGILGANNTAIPMLLRSLDLPLYIAARYVAIGSSGGIVAWIILSRLVPRNQGPARYYFAGFLLLTTAGVLIGRMSETASIEYGILPALFCAGAFVITVLSTTAVQTFRDVQRDETVFSHANQIKNVLAQLGIASGICAATLFSQWRLAQHYVRFSEVLGPDSLALQGTLRILTQRYGASADPAKALQMAYSTINGIMVQQASFMASLDYFTAIAAMAALCLLAVLGERAWRISRKR; encoded by the coding sequence ATGAACGACAGGCCCGCTGCCCACCGGATCTGGCTCTTTCTGCTCGTTGGCGCTCTGCCGTTCAGCGATTTCCTGCAGATCGGGATCTTCGCCTTCAACGCCGCGCCCGTGATGGGCGATCTTGGCGCTAGTCCGGAGGAATACAGTGTGGTGGCGACCCTTTATGCTGTCACCGCCATCGGGATCATCTTCAACCATCGCTGGCTCGTCGAGCGCATGGGCTGGCGATGGTTCATCCGGCTTTCGTGCGCATTCTTCGTCGCCGGCTCCCTCACATGTGCGGCAAGCCAGTCTCTCGGGGGCTTTACCATCGGACGACTCCTGACTGCACTCGGATGTGCGTCTTTTATGACCGCTGCCCGCGTGCTGGTCAATCTCTTGCCTCCATCGCCCCTGCGCTTCACCGGCATCCGATTCCTTGCCTCGGGAATTGCCTGGGGAGTGACATGCGGGCCGCTGGCTGCATCGATGGCGTTGGCATCATCCGACTGGCGGATGGCATACCTTGCGCAACTCATTCCTGCCTTTGTCATTGCCGTTCTGGGAGAGCTTGCGCTCCCATGTGAGCGCTTAGCGACGCGCACACCCTTCGATCTAAGAGGCTTACTGGCCCTGGCAGGTGGCAGCGCTCTCTTGCTGTTTGCCGAGCAACGAAGTACGTTCGATTTCTTCTCGATGCGCTCTCCGCTGTATGGCTACGTCGCACTAGGCCTCATGACCCTCGTTCTCACAGTGTGGCTGGTTCTGTCGAGCAAGCAACCCGCCCTCCGTTTGCATGACATGTCGCAGCGACGATATCTGATCGGCCTTGCTGTGTTCGGGCTGTGCTACGGCATTCTCGGCGCCAACAACACCGCCATTCCGATGCTGCTTCGCAGTCTAGACCTGCCGCTTTACATCGCCGCCCGCTACGTGGCCATTGGATCCTCGGGCGGTATAGTGGCATGGATCATCCTGTCCCGCCTAGTTCCGCGCAACCAAGGACCTGCGCGGTACTACTTCGCCGGCTTTCTCCTTCTCACCACCGCGGGCGTACTTATCGGCCGCATGAGTGAGACGGCAAGTATCGAGTACGGCATCCTTCCGGCGCTGTTCTGTGCAGGCGCCTTCGTCATCACAGTGCTGTCGACTACCGCGGTTCAAACATTCCGGGACGTACAGCGCGACGAGACCGTTTTCTCCCACGCCAACCAGATCAAGAACGTGCTGGCGCAATTGGGTATCGCTTCGGGCATCTGCGCGGCGACGCTCTTCTCCCAATGGCGCCTGGCGCAGCACTATGTGCGGTTCAGCGAAGTCCTCGGGCCGGATAGCCTCGCTCTTCAGGGCACCTTGCGCATTCTGACCCAGCGTTACGGTGCCAGCGCTGATCCCGCCAAGGCGTTGCAGATGGCCTATTCCACCATCAACGGCATCATGGTGCAGCAGGCCAGCTTCATGGCATCTCTCGACTACTTCACCGCGATCGCGGCAATGGCCGCACTGTGCCTGCTGGCCGTTCTGGGCGAACGCGCGTGGCGCATCTCACGCAAACGCTGA
- a CDS encoding helix-turn-helix transcriptional regulator, producing MPQPPPKGIPAPVERVRSRWIFGPFLLCEARRRLDCNGAQVRLGSRSFDILLHLVRHAGEVVGKEDLLAVVWAGLVVEDASVRTHISTLRKALQAATAGQGETREWITSVPLKGYSFIGPVSLQSEQGDVVLLQQPATRVPSSFVRPPVRLASLVGRDEDSERLLAALAQRRLVSVVGTAGMGKTSLAIKVASAHGMSEGEFPREVAFADLAPLASGDRVLAALARSLAVPIDATDTLRLIEQRLDGRRVLLMFDNCEHVIDTVAPIVARLLSNLPELQVLATSREALRIGGEFVYRLPTLVVPPHEPIGLREALQFSAVRLLVERAEAAGAPTFGDADTEALVRISRALDGIPLAIELIASRLSVQSIADLMLRLDDHLQWYSMSTRSGAARHRTLAAALNWSVALLSPLEQCLFRRLSVFRGQFDAASALNLLSDQVPPDRALDVLTNLVGKSLVRFVSFSTAAPYRLLDTTRVYATGLLVDSGESDAVYSVHARHMIEVMNTAVSDLSTMNVERWNERYGHCLDDVRFALDGQDTSQPGQRSLSGELTVASAPLWFHASQIEEFRDRVLAALRNEEARGGADAETVTWLQIALSNTLWHTRGPVPEMQQACERAFSSSLSSGSPLLELQARWARCIFLVASGAYSTGKRQADELHVFALRNNDPAAKNLAHRMMALSSHFCGEFELSRLHGEEALGTSGGTPRMRGNMLQIAANVASRVFLARTLWIQGAANEAIATAEGAMREAQQTGQALSLCFALFGACPVAIWAGDLPRARELVDLMLLESERRGLVYWNQWARCFELGVKILAGEMNDVQLEVDRAAWGQMDQPRREMLVTFSPKFIDDRMVCAVWQGESQWCAAEVWRAAGHRREMDGDLEEAQAHYLRAAEVSRRQGARVWELRAALAQARLWLRAGRQGDAKNALEGALGRCLPGQDFPDWREANALLMRAGNAQ from the coding sequence ATGCCGCAACCCCCCCCCAAGGGCATCCCGGCGCCGGTTGAGCGCGTGAGGTCTCGATGGATCTTCGGTCCGTTTTTGCTTTGCGAGGCCCGAAGGCGCCTCGACTGCAACGGCGCGCAGGTGAGGTTGGGATCTCGATCGTTTGACATCCTATTGCACCTCGTGCGCCATGCCGGAGAAGTCGTTGGCAAGGAGGATCTTCTGGCGGTAGTCTGGGCGGGTCTTGTGGTCGAGGATGCGAGTGTCAGGACCCACATCTCCACGCTGCGCAAGGCGCTGCAGGCCGCGACGGCCGGGCAAGGTGAGACTCGCGAGTGGATTACCAGTGTTCCACTGAAGGGCTACAGCTTCATTGGGCCGGTCTCGCTCCAGAGCGAACAGGGCGATGTCGTCCTCCTGCAGCAACCGGCGACCAGGGTGCCGTCGTCCTTTGTTCGACCGCCCGTGCGCCTGGCCAGCCTGGTCGGGCGCGACGAGGACAGCGAGCGCCTTTTGGCCGCGCTTGCCCAGCGACGTCTGGTGTCAGTTGTTGGAACCGCCGGCATGGGAAAGACCAGCCTTGCCATCAAGGTTGCCAGCGCCCATGGCATGTCCGAGGGTGAATTTCCGCGCGAGGTGGCCTTCGCCGATTTGGCGCCGCTCGCATCGGGAGATCGCGTGCTTGCCGCGCTGGCGCGGTCTCTGGCCGTGCCAATCGATGCCACCGACACCCTTCGACTGATCGAGCAACGTCTGGATGGGCGGCGCGTCCTATTGATGTTCGACAACTGCGAACATGTGATCGACACTGTCGCTCCGATCGTTGCCAGGTTGCTGAGCAATCTGCCGGAATTGCAGGTGCTGGCAACGAGTCGGGAAGCTCTGCGCATCGGTGGCGAATTCGTCTACCGACTTCCGACACTGGTCGTGCCGCCCCATGAGCCAATCGGCCTTCGCGAGGCACTTCAGTTTTCTGCAGTTCGCTTGCTCGTCGAGCGCGCCGAAGCGGCTGGCGCGCCCACCTTCGGCGACGCTGACACCGAGGCATTGGTTCGAATTTCGCGCGCGCTTGACGGGATTCCGCTCGCGATTGAATTGATCGCCAGCCGGCTGAGCGTGCAGTCCATAGCCGATCTGATGCTTCGCCTGGACGATCACCTGCAGTGGTATTCGATGAGCACGCGCTCCGGTGCGGCGCGACATCGGACCTTGGCTGCCGCACTCAATTGGAGCGTGGCACTGCTCAGTCCGTTGGAGCAATGCCTGTTCCGAAGATTGTCGGTCTTCAGGGGCCAGTTCGATGCGGCTTCGGCCCTAAACCTGCTCTCTGACCAAGTACCGCCTGATCGAGCGCTGGACGTGCTTACCAACTTGGTCGGCAAGTCTCTCGTGCGCTTCGTCTCCTTCAGCACTGCGGCTCCCTATCGGCTGCTCGACACCACGAGGGTCTATGCGACCGGCTTGTTGGTGGATAGCGGCGAGAGTGATGCCGTGTATTCAGTACATGCCCGCCACATGATCGAGGTCATGAACACGGCCGTGTCCGATCTTTCGACAATGAATGTCGAGCGCTGGAACGAGCGCTACGGTCACTGTTTGGACGACGTGCGTTTCGCCCTGGACGGCCAGGACACTTCCCAGCCGGGACAGCGATCTTTGTCGGGCGAACTGACGGTTGCCTCGGCGCCGCTGTGGTTCCACGCATCGCAGATCGAGGAGTTCCGTGATCGGGTGCTCGCTGCCTTGCGTAACGAGGAGGCGCGCGGCGGCGCTGATGCCGAGACGGTCACTTGGTTGCAGATCGCCCTGAGCAATACGCTGTGGCATACCCGGGGGCCCGTTCCGGAGATGCAGCAGGCATGCGAGCGGGCATTTAGTTCTTCGCTGAGTTCGGGCTCGCCGCTGCTTGAACTGCAGGCAAGATGGGCGCGCTGCATTTTCCTTGTCGCCAGCGGTGCCTACTCAACCGGCAAGCGGCAAGCCGATGAACTTCACGTGTTCGCCTTGCGGAACAACGATCCTGCCGCCAAAAACCTGGCCCATCGGATGATGGCGCTGTCGAGCCATTTCTGCGGCGAATTCGAACTCTCAAGGCTCCATGGCGAGGAAGCGCTCGGGACGTCGGGAGGCACGCCACGCATGCGCGGCAACATGCTTCAGATCGCGGCCAATGTCGCCTCTCGCGTCTTCCTTGCCCGGACACTCTGGATTCAGGGTGCGGCCAATGAAGCCATTGCGACGGCCGAAGGTGCGATGCGTGAAGCGCAGCAGACGGGCCAGGCGCTTTCGTTGTGCTTCGCCCTGTTCGGCGCTTGTCCTGTTGCGATATGGGCCGGAGACCTGCCGCGTGCCAGGGAACTTGTCGACCTCATGTTGCTGGAGAGCGAGCGGCGAGGTCTTGTGTATTGGAACCAGTGGGCGCGGTGCTTCGAGCTGGGTGTGAAGATCCTTGCTGGGGAGATGAACGACGTTCAGTTGGAGGTCGATCGTGCTGCCTGGGGCCAAATGGATCAACCGCGGCGGGAAATGTTGGTTACCTTCAGTCCGAAATTCATCGATGACCGCATGGTCTGCGCAGTCTGGCAGGGCGAGAGCCAGTGGTGTGCCGCCGAGGTCTGGCGGGCAGCAGGTCATCGCCGAGAGATGGACGGTGACCTCGAGGAAGCTCAGGCCCACTATCTACGGGCCGCCGAAGTAAGCCGTCGACAAGGTGCCAGGGTCTGGGAGCTTCGCGCAGCGCTCGCGCAGGCGCGGCTTTGGCTTCGCGCTGGCCGGCAAGGGGATGCCAAGAACGCGTTGGAGGGCGCGCTCGGTCGCTGCCTGCCGGGTCAAGACTTCCCGGACTGGCGCGAGGCGAATGCGCTCTTAATGCGAGCTGGGAATGCGCAGTGA
- a CDS encoding winged helix-turn-helix domain-containing protein, whose amino-acid sequence MDLKVADAASPDRWRFGRFELIAAERRLEHEGQPVRLGGRSIDVLVALVRCAGQPVTNAELLASIWGSGSGDEGKLRVHMSALRKALDGVDGRQGPTPWIVNIPMRGYQFTGAVSTGAREGVPKASSAAALVDQTPAEFARPPSRLTRLVGRQDEVARLAALTAENALVSVVGPGGMGKTTVAVHVAQERLRVAGSGSKYLAFVDFASLNSADFVLSAIAQALRAPLDDGRGTAAIIDRLADSDTLLIFDNCEHVIDALAGICSALLSALPRLSILVTSRQPLGVNGEFVFRLPALGLADEQPASLAEALRSPAIELMVDLATAAGAPAFADEHASLLARLCRRLDGIPLAIELVAARLGVQSLEDTDHHLADHIRLRSGRILASSARHRSLRATLDWSMDLLDAKEARLFSLLSVFRGPFDIAAAQAMAGDLMDADVAMRALLSLTTKSLVAFDRANPSAPYRLLDTTRAYAQDVLKAQGQWDVAVHAHAQLMLEAMATAAADLALVDGPLWLDRYAHRLDDVRFAIESCIAHTHGVALASLLTQASAPLWFRLSQVEEYRDRVMQSLDRLPAASDPDGHTEAALNIALYNALWHTGGAMTDMVLACERALGLALALNARLLEFQSRWGLCALCITRGEYQQALTHARLLHTFAQESRDATSLNLAHRMIALSAHFRGEFGLARQHAQMACDADRSIRQARGNQLQPDARLIAQAILARSLWISDDADHHAMAIAQQAVAEAEAGGHVLTICMVLFWVCPVAIWSGQWNTAGAWVTTMFRETQSRGLAYWHGWAQCYAFAVNLNASAQRDDMLERTAAIVADLDAPRREMMVTFDDRFLDADLVARAESGLGEWSAAEVWRVAGTRAEAGGDVQQASSMYYRALTTAESQEAGAWSRRARRALETLHSRPFG is encoded by the coding sequence ATGGACCTAAAGGTTGCGGATGCTGCGTCCCCAGATCGCTGGCGCTTCGGCCGCTTCGAGTTGATCGCAGCAGAGCGTCGTCTCGAACACGAGGGGCAGCCAGTGCGGCTGGGCGGACGATCCATTGACGTGCTGGTGGCGTTGGTACGGTGTGCCGGTCAACCAGTGACGAATGCTGAACTGCTCGCCAGCATCTGGGGCAGTGGCAGTGGGGATGAGGGCAAATTGCGCGTGCACATGTCGGCCCTGCGCAAGGCTCTCGATGGCGTGGACGGGCGGCAAGGGCCAACCCCCTGGATCGTGAACATCCCGATGCGCGGGTATCAGTTTACAGGCGCAGTATCTACCGGCGCCAGGGAGGGCGTGCCGAAGGCGTCGTCCGCCGCGGCGCTCGTCGATCAGACGCCGGCCGAGTTCGCGCGGCCGCCATCGCGCCTGACCCGACTCGTCGGACGCCAGGACGAAGTTGCCCGGCTCGCAGCACTGACTGCCGAAAACGCCCTCGTCTCAGTCGTCGGGCCAGGCGGAATGGGCAAAACAACGGTCGCCGTTCATGTGGCGCAGGAGCGCTTGCGCGTCGCCGGCAGTGGCTCGAAGTATCTCGCGTTCGTCGACTTCGCGTCACTCAACTCGGCCGACTTCGTCCTGAGCGCAATCGCTCAGGCCCTTCGCGCGCCGCTGGACGACGGACGAGGCACGGCTGCCATCATCGATCGACTTGCGGATAGCGACACCCTGCTTATCTTCGACAACTGCGAGCATGTGATCGACGCCTTGGCTGGCATCTGCAGCGCACTCCTGTCTGCGCTTCCCCGCTTGTCTATACTGGTCACCAGTCGCCAGCCGCTGGGCGTCAATGGCGAATTCGTGTTCCGGCTGCCCGCGCTCGGACTGGCCGATGAACAGCCCGCATCGCTTGCCGAAGCCCTGCGCTCGCCTGCCATCGAATTGATGGTCGATTTGGCGACTGCCGCTGGCGCGCCGGCGTTTGCCGACGAGCATGCCAGCCTGCTTGCCAGGCTCTGCCGTCGACTCGACGGGATTCCCTTGGCGATCGAACTCGTGGCGGCCCGCCTGGGCGTGCAGTCGCTGGAAGACACCGACCACCACTTGGCGGATCACATCCGGCTTCGTTCTGGCCGCATCCTCGCATCATCAGCCCGCCACCGCAGCCTGAGGGCTACGCTCGACTGGAGCATGGACCTACTCGATGCCAAGGAAGCACGGCTGTTCTCGCTGCTGTCCGTTTTCAGGGGTCCATTCGACATAGCGGCAGCGCAAGCGATGGCTGGCGACCTGATGGACGCGGATGTCGCCATGCGCGCGCTCCTGTCACTGACCACCAAGTCATTGGTGGCGTTCGATCGCGCCAACCCATCCGCGCCTTACAGGCTCCTGGACACAACGCGCGCTTATGCGCAGGATGTCCTGAAGGCCCAGGGCCAGTGGGACGTGGCCGTACATGCGCACGCCCAACTCATGCTTGAGGCCATGGCAACCGCGGCCGCCGACCTTGCCCTCGTTGACGGCCCGCTCTGGCTCGATCGCTATGCCCATCGGCTCGATGATGTGCGCTTCGCGATCGAATCATGCATCGCCCATACGCATGGGGTTGCACTTGCGTCCCTGCTGACGCAGGCATCGGCCCCACTGTGGTTTCGACTGTCGCAGGTCGAAGAGTATCGGGACCGAGTGATGCAATCGCTTGACCGACTTCCAGCCGCCTCGGACCCCGACGGGCATACAGAGGCCGCGCTGAACATAGCACTCTATAACGCGCTATGGCACACCGGAGGCGCGATGACAGACATGGTCCTTGCCTGCGAGCGCGCGCTTGGCCTCGCACTGGCGCTGAATGCACGACTGCTGGAGTTCCAATCCCGATGGGGACTGTGCGCCCTGTGCATCACACGTGGCGAGTATCAACAGGCGCTCACGCATGCGCGTCTCCTGCACACCTTCGCGCAGGAGTCCAGAGACGCCACGTCATTGAACCTGGCCCACCGGATGATTGCACTGAGCGCACACTTCCGCGGCGAGTTCGGGCTGGCACGGCAGCACGCGCAGATGGCGTGCGACGCCGACCGCAGCATCCGTCAAGCGCGTGGCAACCAGTTGCAACCCGATGCACGGCTGATAGCGCAGGCCATCCTTGCGCGCTCGCTGTGGATCTCCGACGATGCCGACCATCATGCCATGGCCATCGCGCAGCAGGCCGTCGCCGAGGCTGAGGCCGGCGGCCATGTGCTGACCATCTGCATGGTCCTGTTCTGGGTCTGTCCGGTCGCCATCTGGTCAGGCCAATGGAACACCGCCGGAGCATGGGTCACCACAATGTTCAGAGAGACGCAGTCGCGTGGCCTCGCCTACTGGCATGGCTGGGCCCAATGCTACGCGTTCGCGGTGAACCTGAATGCCTCGGCGCAACGGGATGACATGCTGGAGCGGACCGCGGCGATTGTGGCCGACCTTGACGCGCCCAGGCGCGAAATGATGGTCACATTCGACGACCGCTTCCTGGACGCCGATCTCGTCGCACGAGCCGAATCCGGGCTCGGCGAATGGAGTGCCGCCGAGGTCTGGCGGGTCGCTGGCACCCGCGCCGAGGCAGGCGGCGACGTGCAGCAAGCCAGTTCAATGTATTACCGAGCATTAACGACGGCAGAGTCGCAGGAAGCAGGCGCGTGGTCCAGACGAGCAAGACGTGCCTTGGAGACACTTCATTCTCGCCCTTTCGGATGA
- a CDS encoding SDR family NAD(P)-dependent oxidoreductase, with protein MKLSTPFGFHSTADEVLQGVDLSGRRAVVTGASSGIGIETARALARAGAEVTLAVRRRDAGDSAANTIRTSVPFARIDVAVLDLEDLGSVNRFGAEWSGPLHILVNNAGIMALPQLERTSKGWERQFATNFLGHFALTLSLRGALRSGANARVVFLSSSANMFAPVFFDDPHFQFIPYDPFLAYGQSKTALALAAVAFTQHWVGYGITANALNPGAIATNLQKYTGGLKTPPERQKSIAQGAATSVLLAASPLLSGIGGRYFEDCNEAQIVQQRPGNFGGGVAPYAVDVNNAERLWALGHRLLAEAGMPNL; from the coding sequence ATGAAGCTGTCAACACCATTCGGATTTCACTCCACCGCCGACGAGGTGCTTCAGGGCGTCGATCTTTCGGGTCGGCGCGCCGTCGTGACGGGCGCTTCATCGGGCATTGGGATCGAGACCGCCCGCGCGCTCGCTCGCGCGGGCGCCGAAGTCACGCTGGCCGTGCGTCGCCGCGACGCCGGCGACTCGGCAGCAAATACCATCCGCACCAGCGTCCCATTTGCGCGCATCGACGTCGCAGTGCTCGACCTAGAAGACCTCGGATCCGTCAACCGATTCGGCGCGGAGTGGAGCGGCCCCCTGCATATCCTGGTCAACAACGCCGGCATCATGGCCCTGCCCCAACTCGAGCGGACAAGCAAGGGGTGGGAAAGGCAATTTGCCACGAATTTTCTTGGCCACTTTGCGTTGACCCTGAGCCTTCGCGGTGCGTTGAGATCTGGTGCGAACGCGCGCGTCGTCTTTCTCAGTTCGAGCGCCAATATGTTCGCTCCTGTGTTCTTCGACGACCCCCATTTCCAGTTCATCCCCTACGATCCATTCCTGGCCTACGGCCAAAGCAAGACTGCACTGGCGTTGGCTGCGGTCGCATTCACTCAGCACTGGGTCGGCTACGGCATCACCGCCAATGCGCTGAACCCCGGCGCCATCGCAACTAACCTGCAGAAATACACCGGCGGGCTGAAGACCCCGCCCGAGCGCCAGAAAAGCATCGCCCAGGGGGCAGCCACCTCCGTGCTCCTGGCAGCCTCTCCCCTGTTGTCAGGCATCGGCGGACGATATTTCGAGGACTGCAACGAGGCCCAGATCGTCCAGCAACGCCCGGGCAATTTCGGCGGAGGTGTCGCTCCGTACGCGGTCGACGTCAACAATGCCGAGCGTCTCTGGGCGTTGGGTCACCGACTGCTCGCAGAGGCCGGGATGCCGAACCTTTAG
- a CDS encoding sigma-70 family RNA polymerase sigma factor: protein MSSASTELFSNVRPRLMAIGYRMLSSVQEAEDLVQDAWLRWHEEAKSSQTQVLNAEAWLVTVTTRMAIDRLRAAKLRRTTYAGAWFPEPLLEQAPTTPEQAYETANDVSIAFLLLLDCLSPEARAAFLLREVFDAEYEEVARAIGRSKASARQIVHRAKQRLENARESMGMKALPMPAAAQLELLRRLVQAISSGNLEGIKRLLAEESQMMGDFGDVRPSFARPLFGAQRIAQLYYAMHLRHGNAMRLELATLNGEWSLLRYLEGALDSVQAFEFTDVQIFRVRIQRNPEKLAALKEKLLLA, encoded by the coding sequence ATGTCATCCGCATCTACCGAATTGTTCTCGAACGTGCGTCCCAGGCTGATGGCTATTGGCTACCGCATGCTTTCATCTGTGCAGGAAGCAGAAGATTTAGTGCAAGACGCATGGCTGCGCTGGCATGAGGAGGCAAAGTCGTCCCAGACCCAAGTCTTGAATGCTGAAGCCTGGCTCGTGACCGTGACTACGCGGATGGCAATTGACCGTCTTCGGGCCGCCAAACTGCGAAGAACCACGTACGCGGGCGCGTGGTTTCCCGAGCCGTTGTTGGAACAGGCGCCGACCACGCCTGAGCAAGCGTATGAAACCGCCAACGATGTGTCCATCGCCTTCTTGCTACTTCTAGACTGCCTGTCGCCGGAAGCGCGGGCCGCATTTTTGCTGCGTGAGGTGTTCGACGCTGAGTACGAAGAAGTAGCCCGGGCCATTGGCCGAAGCAAAGCTTCCGCCCGGCAGATTGTTCATAGAGCCAAGCAACGGCTTGAGAACGCGCGCGAATCAATGGGCATGAAGGCTTTGCCAATGCCAGCAGCGGCTCAGCTGGAACTGTTGCGACGACTTGTTCAGGCAATTTCGAGCGGCAACCTTGAAGGCATAAAGAGGCTGCTCGCAGAGGAATCGCAGATGATGGGCGACTTTGGCGACGTCAGGCCAAGCTTTGCGAGGCCTTTGTTTGGCGCTCAACGCATCGCCCAACTTTACTACGCAATGCACCTTCGCCACGGCAACGCTATGCGACTTGAGCTGGCCACGCTGAATGGCGAGTGGTCACTCCTGCGCTACCTCGAAGGTGCGCTTGACTCGGTGCAGGCATTCGAGTTCACCGATGTTCAGATCTTTCGGGTTCGCATCCAGCGGAATCCTGAGAAATTGGCAGCGTTGAAGGAAAAGCTGCTCCTTGCATGA
- a CDS encoding carboxymuconolactone decarboxylase family protein encodes MTRTVWFQASPEGAKAIGGLHHFVTSGTSLPSQLVHLVFLRVSQINGCAHCIDIHTRDLMTGGMSVEKVVLVPVWHEAEYLFSKQEQAALAWSEEVTRVSETHASDEAYEAALAVFGEKDLVDLTLTIAAMNAINRMGISFRMKPRAKA; translated from the coding sequence ATGACCCGCACAGTTTGGTTTCAAGCATCCCCAGAGGGCGCCAAGGCCATCGGTGGCCTCCATCACTTCGTCACCTCTGGCACGTCCTTGCCCAGCCAGCTTGTTCATCTGGTGTTCCTGCGAGTCTCGCAGATCAATGGCTGTGCCCACTGCATCGACATCCACACCCGTGACCTGATGACCGGCGGAATGTCGGTAGAGAAAGTAGTCCTAGTGCCGGTGTGGCACGAAGCGGAGTACCTGTTCTCGAAGCAAGAGCAAGCGGCCCTCGCCTGGTCCGAGGAAGTCACCCGCGTCAGCGAAACACACGCGTCTGATGAAGCCTACGAGGCGGCGTTGGCGGTGTTTGGCGAGAAGGACTTAGTCGACCTGACCCTAACCATCGCCGCGATGAACGCCATTAACCGTATGGGCATCAGCTTCCGAATGAAGCCGCGGGCGAAAGCTTAA
- a CDS encoding DedA family protein, which yields METLELLSTYGVALLFVWILLEQVGVPLPAYPVLIVAGALLGRGEMQLLHLMPSVLLACLLSDGLLYLAGRVYGERVLKRICHLAGSSAGCLRATEAVFRRFGLPTLLFAKFIPGFSSLMTCMAGVMGMRARVFIVLDLVGSALWAGSALLLGWKFHASLDDIIHVFETMGAWGIVALVCLAAVAIAGRLISKHCIGRRSSFAKEEADAGAET from the coding sequence ATGGAGACACTGGAATTACTCTCGACCTATGGCGTGGCGCTACTGTTCGTCTGGATCCTCCTCGAACAAGTCGGCGTGCCACTGCCGGCCTACCCCGTGCTGATCGTTGCTGGAGCGTTGCTCGGCCGCGGCGAGATGCAACTGCTCCACCTGATGCCCTCGGTGCTGCTCGCATGCCTGCTGTCGGACGGATTGCTGTACCTTGCCGGAAGGGTGTATGGGGAGCGCGTGCTCAAGAGGATCTGTCATTTGGCAGGGTCGTCCGCAGGTTGTCTGCGGGCTACCGAGGCGGTCTTTCGCCGTTTCGGACTGCCGACCCTGCTGTTCGCGAAGTTCATCCCTGGGTTCTCATCACTCATGACTTGCATGGCAGGCGTCATGGGCATGCGTGCCCGGGTGTTCATCGTGCTCGATTTGGTGGGATCGGCGCTCTGGGCAGGCAGCGCGCTGCTTCTCGGATGGAAGTTCCATGCCTCCCTGGACGACATCATCCACGTGTTCGAGACCATGGGGGCCTGGGGCATCGTGGCGCTCGTCTGCCTTGCGGCTGTGGCCATCGCCGGACGCCTGATCAGCAAACACTGCATTGGGCGCCGCTCCTCATTCGCCAAGGAGGAAGCCGATGCCGGCGCAGAGACTTGA
- a CDS encoding response regulator transcription factor: MTPSRTISVRVCHDDAMVSAGLLDILERAPGVEGMSGEAPDTRVSDVVVANYSRGLAMLAPTGAKNPPDLAAQIPTVIIVTRRAGEMEISRALAQGARGYLLRHSDPGELIDAVRYVTNGGVRYLCRQSTVILERGGPPANFTSREEDILRFLVAGECNKGIARQLNISAHTVKSHISTICAKLQAESRSQIAMLVNQRGLITLDRTAGPRHTGARQYLPPNVTSH; the protein is encoded by the coding sequence ATGACTCCGTCGAGAACGATATCCGTGCGTGTCTGCCATGACGATGCCATGGTCAGCGCCGGGCTTTTGGATATCCTGGAGCGGGCGCCAGGCGTCGAGGGCATGTCAGGAGAGGCACCTGACACCCGCGTCAGCGACGTGGTCGTGGCTAACTATTCCCGAGGGCTCGCGATGCTCGCGCCCACGGGAGCAAAAAATCCCCCCGACCTTGCCGCGCAGATTCCCACGGTGATCATCGTCACTCGACGTGCGGGCGAGATGGAGATCTCCCGAGCGCTTGCGCAGGGCGCCAGGGGCTACCTGCTTCGCCACTCGGATCCCGGCGAGCTTATAGACGCGGTGCGCTATGTGACCAACGGGGGGGTCCGATACCTGTGCCGCCAGTCGACCGTCATCCTCGAGCGTGGCGGACCGCCAGCGAATTTCACGAGCCGCGAGGAGGACATTCTCCGATTCCTTGTCGCAGGCGAGTGCAACAAGGGCATCGCGCGACAGCTGAACATTTCCGCCCACACCGTCAAATCTCATATCTCGACCATCTGCGCCAAGCTCCAGGCCGAATCTAGGTCGCAGATCGCCATGCTGGTCAACCAGCGCGGACTCATCACGCTCGATAGAACTGCCGGCCCACGTCACACGGGGGCTCGCCAATATTTGCCACCAAACGTCACCAGCCATTGA